The proteins below come from a single Carassius carassius chromosome 11, fCarCar2.1, whole genome shotgun sequence genomic window:
- the LOC132152909 gene encoding extended synaptotagmin-3-like codes for MSAAVSGGQEPSISTGDPGLSVNDVSQLIMEFMMFITRAIVLCYPVYLTGSLGLSISWILLSILMWTMWKNNRRWKDQRIDTAIDFLENEKDVIRNELKAMNMPAWIHFTDVEKAAWINKILQQAWPFFGMYMEKLLVENIQPSVRLSNPYLKTFTFTKVHMGQKAPTITGVRVYTHELETREVILDLNITYEADVDIDADVRSAIKVGVKGLQLQGMLRVILEPLIGQAPIVGGVTMFFIRRPALQVNWTGMTNVLDGPGLSHLSESAIVDIIASLMVLPNRMCFPLIDQIKVDQMKFPLPRGIVRVHVLEARDLVAKDTHMMGLVKGKSDPYTVLRVGNKQFKTKTIKENLNPRWNEVYEFVIHEAPGQELEVELYDEDKDADDFLGRFSLDCGDVKKDREIDEWFTLEDIESGQIHMKLQWFSLHTNQALLQETSDGLACAMLAVYLDSASNLPKDHREFTHNEKHGKPPKVARLTRRTNDPNSYVEFFIDQSKKSQKSKVVFASKDPTFDECFTFFVHSVNNQVLNVEVKEHEKKSSLGKLSLPLVWLLNAPDMTLDKRFLLERSGTNSQIKMKAVLRILTLEKRKPNVATPPAPAEEKDSSTQTRPEPQTPAPAPVPAQPVQSVLKEKVPVSFVPLSRTQTVPAPMPSSVSSYNELQAEYTPYRRSTIVGSEQLRSSPSTSSQMHRYDSQSLLSENSIISSRLDLTDNGFYPEAILNHQGSFGQIHLTLRYATLRKRLIVIVSSCKDLFSCSESSSDTYVRMYLLPDQTWKHRRRTLVKKKTVNPVFNETFEFAVSLEEARTRNLDVAVKNNKMLHKRERKEIGMVLIDMSEMDLIKGVTEWYELTLPGLKKTN; via the exons ATGAGTGCAGCAGTCAGTGGGGGTCAAGAGCCCTCCATCTCTACTGGTGATCCAGGACTCAGTGTAAACGATGTCAGTCAGCTGATCATGGAGTTCATGATGTTCATAACGAGAGCGATTGTCCTGTGCTATCCTGTGTATCTGACCGGCTCTCTAGGACTCAGCATCAGCTGGATTCTTCTGAGCATACTCATGTGGACCATGTGGAAAAACAACCGCAGGTGGAAAGATCAGAGGATCGATACAGCTATAGACTTTTTGGAAAACGAGAAGGACGTGATCAGGAATGAACTCAAAGCCATGAACATGCCAGCTTGG ATTCACTTCACAGATGTTGAGAAGGCTGCTTGGATCAACAAG ATTCTTCAGCAAGCATGGCCGTTCTTTGGCATGTACATGGAAAAGCTTCTCGTTGAAAACATTCAGCCATCTGTAAGATTGTCCAACCCCTATCTGAAGACCTTCACCTTTACAAAAGTCCACATGGGACAGAAG GCTCCAACTATTACAGGGGTACGAGTGTACACACATGAGCTGGAAACAAGAGAGGTCATCCTTGACCTCAACATTAC TTATGAAGCTGATGTAGACATTGATGCAGATGTTAGATCAGCCATCAAAGTTGGAGTCAAAGGCCTTCAG cttcAGGGAATGCTACGAGTAATTCTCGAGCCTCTGATTGGCCAGGCACCAATTGTAGGTGGAGTCACCATGTTCTTCATTCGTCGACCC GCTCTGCAAGTCAATTGGACTGGAATGACTAACGTTTTGGATGGTCCAGGACTAAG TCATCTGTCAGAATCAGCCATTGTGGATATCATCGCCTCTCTCATGGTTCTGCCCAATCGTATGTGCTTCCCTTTGATTGATCAAATCAAGGTTGATCAAATGAAGTTTCCTCTTCCTCGA GGTATTGTACGGGTCCATGTTTTGGAGGCCCGTGATCTTGTAGCCAAAGACACGCACATGATGGGACTTGTAAAGGGCAAGTCAGATCCATATACTGTGCTGAGGGTCGGAAACAAGCAATTCAAAACGAAGACCATCAAAGAAAATTTGAATCCACGCTGGAATGAAGTTTATGAG tttgtCATTCATGAAGCTCCTGGGCAGGAGTTGGAGGTGGAACTTTATGATGAAGACAAAGATGCTGATGACTTTTTGGGCAG GTTCAGTCTGGATTGTGGGGATGTGAaaaaagacagagagatagatgag TGGTTCACCCTGGAGGACATAGAGTCTGGTCAGATACATATGAAATTGCAatggttttctttgcacacaaaccAAGCACTACTGCAGGAG ACCAGTGATGGGCTCGCTTGTGCCATGTTGGCAGTATACCTGGACAGTGCCTCTAATCTGCCT AAAGACCATCGTGAATTCACCCATAATGAAAAGCATGGAAAACCACCCAAAGTAGCTCGG CTTACCAGAAGAACTAATGATCCGAACTCATATGTGGAGTTTTTCATTGATCAgtcaaaaaaaagtcaaaaaagcaAG GTTGTGTTTGCCTCAAAAGACCCAACTTTTGATGAATGCTTCACATTCTTTGTGCACAGTGTGAATAACCAAGTGTTGAATGTTGAG GTAAAAGAACACGAGAAGAAATCCTCGCTGGGCAAACTCTCTCTGCCATTGGTCTGGCTGCTCAATGCACCTGACATGACCCTGGACAAGCGCTTTCTGCTTGAGCGCTCCGGAACCAACAGCCAGATCAAGATGAAAGCTGTTCTCAGG ATTCTTACGTTGGAGAAAAGGAAACCAAATGTTGCCACTCCACCAGCTCCGGCTGAGGAAAAAGACTCATCTACCCAAACTCGCCCTGAGCCCCAAACACCAGCTCCAGCTCCGGTTCCAGCTCAACCTGTACAGAGCGTCCTGAAAGAAAAAGTGCCAGTTTCATTTGTCCCACTCTCCAGAACACAGACAGTTCCTGCCCCTATGCCTTCTTCGGTCAGCTCCTATAATGAACTCCAAGCGGAGTATACACCCTACCGACGAAGCACTATCGTGGGCTCAGAACAGCTGCGTTCAAGCCCCTCCACTTCCAGTCAAATGCATCGCTACGATTCCCAAAGCCTGTTGTCGGAGAACTCAATCATTTCTTCTCGTCTCGATCTAACGGACAATGGTTTTTATCCAGA GGCCATCTTGAATCATCAGGGTAGCTTTGGACAGATTCATCTCACATTGCGTTATGCCACCTTAAGGAAGCGGCTCATTGTGATCGTCAGCAGCTGCAA GGATCTGTTCTCCTGCAGCGAGAGCAGCTCTGATACTTACGTCCGCATGTATCTGCTGCCTGATCAGACGTGGAAGCACCGCAGGCGCACTTTAGTTAAAAAGAAGACCGTGAACCCTGTCTTCAATGAGAC ATTTGAGTTTGCTGTGTCATTGGAGGAAGCGAGAACAAGAAATTTGGATGTTGCCGTAAAGAACAATAAAATGCTTCACAAAAGAGAGCGTAAGGAGATTGGAATG GTTTTGATTGATATGTCTGAAATGGATCTCATCAAGGGTGTCACAGAATG
- the LOC132152912 gene encoding dehydrogenase/reductase SDR family member 12-like → MSLYRNTVWFLKGLQEYTKGGYESAARSFVEADLEVSVSGRSFIITGANSGIGKAAACEIAKRGGTVHLVCRNEDRANEARKDVVEQSKNENVHVHLVDMSNPRKVWEFANGFSQNHNLHVLINNAGCMVNQRELTEDDLEKNFATNTLGTYILTTALIPTLKKSENPRVITVSSGGMLVQKLNVEDLQFEKGSFEGTMAYAQNKRQQVIMTEQWAAQHKDVHFSSMHPGWADTPAVRSSMPDFYAKMKNKLRTEAQGADTVVWLAISETASRQPSGLFFQDRKAVSTHLPLASSRSSPDEDQKLMSKLEELAVKFKC, encoded by the exons ATGTCTCTTTACCGAAACACAGTTTGGTTCCTGAAGGGTCTACAAGAATATACGAA GGGCGGTTATGAGTCCGCGGCGAGGAGCTTCGTCGAGGCGGATCTGGAGGTGAGTGTGAGCGGCCGCTCGTTCATCATCACCGGAGCGAACAGCGGCATCGGGAAAGCCGCCGCCTGCGAAATCGCCAAAAGAG GTGGGACAGTACATCTCGTGTGCAGAAATGAAGATCGTGCAAATGAGGCAAGAAAAGACGTTGTGGAACAAAGTAAAAATGAG AATGTCCACGTTCACTTAGTAGACATGTCCAACCCAAGGAAAGTGTGGGAGTTTGCTAATGGATTCTCTCAGAATCACAATCTACATGTTCTG ATCAATAATGCAGGTTGCATGGTCAATCAGAGAGAACTGACTGAGGATGACCTGGAGAAAAACTTTGCGACAAACACACTAG GGACATATATACTGACAACAGCACTGATTCCTACACTGAAGAAGTCTGAGAATCCCAGAGTG ATCACTGTGTCATCTGGTGGGATGCTGGTTCAGAAGTTAAATGTAGAGGACCTTCAGTTTGAGAAAGGCTCTTTTGAGGGCACCATGGCCTATGCACAGAACAAG AGGCAACAAGTGATCATGACCGAGCAATGGGCAGCTCAGCACAAAGACGTCCATTTCTCCTCCATGCACCCCGGCTGGGCAGACACCCCAG CGGTGCGGTCATCCATGCCAGATTTCTATGCAAAAATGAAGAATAAACTCCGTACTGAAGCTCAAGGGGCCGACACAGTGGTGTGGCTGGCCATATCAGAGACTGCCAGCAGACAGCCCAGCGGCCTCTTCTTCCAAG ACAGGAAAGCGGTTTCCACACATCTGCCTCTGGCCTCCTCCAGGTCTTCTCCAGATGAAGACCAGAAGCTGATGAGCAAGTTGGAGGAGCTCGCTGTGAAATTCAAGTGTTAA
- the LOC132152911 gene encoding WD repeat and FYVE domain-containing protein 2, with the protein MAAEIHPRPQTRKPVLLSKIEGFQDVVNTAVIIPKEDGVISISQDRTIRVWLKRDSGQYWPSVYHTMPVACSCMSFNPETRRISVGLENGTVTEFVLSEDYNKMTPARTYQAHQGGVTVVLFVLEMEWVLSTGQDKSFTWHCSESGQQLGTYRTTAWVSGLQFDVETRHAFVGDHSGQVTILKLEQDNCSLVTTFKGHTGNVTALCWDPVKRVLFSGSSDHSIIMWDIGGRKGTAFELQGHNDKVQGLCYASHTRQLISCGSDGGIVIWNMDVTRQETPEWLDSDSCQKCEQPFFWNFKQMWDSKKIGLRQHHCRKCGQAVCGKCSSKRSTIPLMGFEFEVRVCDNCHDSITDDERAPTATFHDSKHSIIHMQYEPNRGWLLTSGTDKIIKLWDMTPVVS; encoded by the exons ATGGCAGCAGAGATTCATCCCCGTCCGCAGACACGAAAGCCCGTGCTGTTGAGTAAGATCGAGGGTTTCCAAGATGTGGTGAACACGGCTGTGATCATCCCCAAAGAGGACGGGGTTATCAGCATTTCTCAAGACAG GACAATCCGCGTGTGGTTGAAGAGGGACAGTGGTCAGTACTGGCCCAGTGTCTATCACACAATGCCAG TGGCGTGTTCATGTATGTCATTTAACCCAGAGACAAGGAGGATCTCTGTAGGGTTGGAAAATGGCACTGTAACG GAGTTTGTCTTATCGGAGGACTACAACAAAATGACTCCTGCACGAACATACCAGG CTCATCAGGGTGGTGTTACTGTGGTGCTGTTTGTCTTAGAGATGGAGTGGGTTCTAAGCACAGGTCAGGATAAGAGCTTTACGTGGCACTGCTCCGAGAGCGGACAGCAGCTGGGCACATACCGGACCACAGCATGGGTATCTGGACTACA ATTTGATGTGGAGACCAGACATGCCTTCGTTGGAGATCATTCGGGTCAAGTGACAATCCTAAAGCTGGAGCAGGACAACTGCAGCCTGGTCACCACCTTTAAAGGCCACACAG GTAATGTCACAGCCCTGTGTTGGGATCCTGTAAAAAGGGTTTTATTCTCTGGAAGTTCTGATCATTCAATCATCATGTGGGACATTGGAGGCCGTAAAGGAACAGCTTTTGAGCTGCAGGGACACAA tgataAAGTGCAGGGTTTGTGTTACGCTTCTCATACCCGTCAACTCATTTCCTGTGGCTCAGATGGAGGAATAGTTATCTGGAACATGGACGTCACACGACAAGAG ACTCCTGAGTGGCTTGACAGTGACTCGTGTCAGAAGTGTGAACAGCCGTTCTTCTGGAATTTTAAACAGATGTGGGACAGTAAGAAAATTGGCCTGCGACAG CATCACTGTAGGAAGTGTGGCCAGGCCGTGTGTGGAAAGTGCTCCTCTAAACGCTCCACTATTCCTCTAATGGGATTTGAGTTTGAGGTGCGGGTTTGTGACAACTGTCACGACTCTATTACAGATGACGA ACGGGCGCCCACTGCAACATTTCATGACAGTAAGCACAGCATCATACACATGCAGTATGAACCCAACAGGGGCTGGCTGCTCACCTCCGGGACAGACAAAATCATCAAG CTGTGGGACATGACTCCAGTGGTATCATGA